The Rhodothermus marinus DSM 4252 DNA segment GAAGCGCGGAAATACGCCGAGTTTTTCAAAGCGCATCGCGATGAACTGGACGGCGTGCTGGTCTCGCTTCCCAACTTCGGCGACGAGCGGGCCATCGCCAATACGTTGCGCTGGGCCGGGATCGACGTGCCCGTGCTGATTCACGCCTTTCCGGATCAGCCCGATCGCATGTCGATCAACTTCCGTCGCGACAGTTTCTGCGGCAAGATTTCGGTCTGCAACAACCTGTACCAGTACGGCATCCGCTACTCGCTGACGACGCTGCACACGGTCGATCCCGACAGCGAGGCGTTTCGGGCCGATCTGCGGCGCTTTGCGGCCGTCTGTCGCGTGGTGCGCTCGCTGCGCGGGCTGCGGATCGGACAGATCGGTGCGCGGCCGGCCGCCTTCAACACCGTGCGCTACAGCGAAAAACTGCTCGAACGGGCGGGCATCACCGTCGAGCCGCTGGACCTTTCGGAGCTGCTGGGCTGGATCCGGCGCATGAACGATCAGGACCCGCCGGTCCAGCAGAAGCTCGAAGAAATCCGGGCCTATACCGACACCCAGGGCATCCCTGAGGAAAGCCTGTACAAGCTGGCCAAGCTGGGCGTGGCCATCGATCGCTTTCTGCAGGAAAAAGAACTCAAGGCGGTGGCCATTCAGTGCTGGACGGCCCTCGAGGAATTCTATGGCGTGGTGCCCTGCACGCCCATGAGCATGCTCAGCAACCGGCTGATCCCCAGCGCCTGCGAGGCCGACATCCCGGGCGTGCTCAGCATGTACCTGCTGCAGCAGGCTTCGGGCAAACCCGCGGCGCTGCTGGACTGGAATAACAACTACAGAGACGAGCTGGACAAGGGCGTCGTGTTCCACTGCAGCAACCTGCCGGCCGCCTTTTTCGAGTCGCAACGCATGGATTATCAGGAGATCATTGCGGGCACGGTCGGTAAGGAAAACACCTACGGCACGCTGGTGGGGCGCATCGCGCCGGGACCGTTCACCTTCTGCGGGCTGACCACCGACGAATTCAGCGGCCGCATCCGCACCTACGTGGGCGAAGGACGCTTTACGGACGATCCGCTCGAGACCTTCGGTGGCTACGGGGTCTTCGAAGTGCCCGGCCTGCAGCAGCTGTTGCGCTATATCTGCGCCAACGGCTTTCCGCACCACGTGGCCGCCACGCTGAACCACGTGGCCGACGTGCTGGCCGAGGCGCTGGGGACGTACCTGGGCTGGGACGTGTACCGCCATCAGGCCTGAACCACACCGGAGGAAAACGCCATGCAACCGACGTTCGCCATCGGACTGGACTACGGCACGAATTCCGTCCGGGCCCTGATCGTCAACGTGCAGACCGGCGAGGAAGTCGGCACCTGCGTGTTTCCGTATCCTTCGGGCGAGCAGGGTATTCTTCTGGACGCATCCGATCCGGATCTGGCCCGTCAGTATCCGGGCGACTACCTGCAGGGCGCCGAGGTAAGCATCCGGGGAGCGCTGGAGCAGGCGCGGCGCCATCCCGACTTCGATCCCGCACGCGTCATCGGCATCGGGGTCGACACGACAGGTTCGACGCCGCTGCCGGTCGACGCTGAGGGGCGTCCGCTGGCTTTCGACGAACGCTTTCGCAACAACCTCAATGCCCAGGCCTGGCTCTGGAAGGACCATACGAGCCATGCCGAGGCGGCCGAGATCACCGAAAAGGCGCGGGCGCTGCGGCCGCACTACATTGCCCGCTACGGCGGCACCTACAGCGCCGAGTGGTTCTGGGCCAAAATCCTGCACTGTCGGCGGGTGGATCCGGAGGTGTTCGAGGCGGCCTACACGTGGGTGGAGATCGCCGACTGGATCCCGGCGGCGCTGACCGGCACCGAGCATCCCGAACGGCTGCGGCGCTCGATCTGTGCCGCCGGCCACAAGGCGTTCTTCAACCCGGACTGGGGTGGCTACCCGGACGAAGAATTCCTGGCCGCCATCGATCCGGCGCTGGTGCGCGTGCGGCGCTCGTTGCCGGACCGGGCCTACGACGTGTCGCAACCGGCGGGGCGGCTCACGCCCGAATGGGCCGAGCGGCTGGGCCTTCCGGCTGGCATTCCCGTGGCCGTCGGTGCCTTCGACGCCCATCTGGGGGCCGTGGGGGCGGGCATCGAACCGGGCGTGCTGGTCAAGATCATCGGTACGTCCACCTGCGACATCATGATCGCACCGGGCGATCAGCCGCTGGCCGACATTCCCGGGCTGTGCGGCATCGTGCGCGACTCGGTGCTCCCGGGCTACTACGGGCTGGAAGCCGGCCAGTCGGCCGTGGGCGACATCTTCAACTGGTTCGTGCAGGTGGTGCGCCCGGAGGGTCAGGATCATGCTTCGCTGACCGAGGCGGCCGCGCGGCTGCGTCCGGGCGAAAGCGGCCTGCTGGCGCTCGACTGGCACAACGGCAACCGGACCGTGCTCGTCGATCAGCGCCTGACCGGGCTGATCGTGGGGCTGACGCTGCGCTCAACACCCGCCGAGATCTACCGGGCGCTGATGGAAGCGACGGCCTTCGGGGCCCGCGTCATCATGGAGCGTTTCGAGGAATATGGCGTGCTGGTTCGGCGCGTGCTGGCCTGCGGGGGCATTCCGCCCAAAAATCCGCTGCTCATGCAGATCTATGCCGATGTGATGGGCCGTCGCCTCGAGCTGGCCCGAAGCGATCTGACCTGTGCGCTGGGCGCCGCCATCAGCGGGGCCGTGGTGGCCGGCAAGCAGAACGGTGGCTACGATCGCTTCGACGAAGCCATCCGGGCCATGAC contains these protein-coding regions:
- a CDS encoding L-fucose/L-arabinose isomerase family protein → MVTLGVLIGNRGFFPAHLCTEGRQKVLQVLESEGIRALILPEEATRNGAVESLEEARKYAEFFKAHRDELDGVLVSLPNFGDERAIANTLRWAGIDVPVLIHAFPDQPDRMSINFRRDSFCGKISVCNNLYQYGIRYSLTTLHTVDPDSEAFRADLRRFAAVCRVVRSLRGLRIGQIGARPAAFNTVRYSEKLLERAGITVEPLDLSELLGWIRRMNDQDPPVQQKLEEIRAYTDTQGIPEESLYKLAKLGVAIDRFLQEKELKAVAIQCWTALEEFYGVVPCTPMSMLSNRLIPSACEADIPGVLSMYLLQQASGKPAALLDWNNNYRDELDKGVVFHCSNLPAAFFESQRMDYQEIIAGTVGKENTYGTLVGRIAPGPFTFCGLTTDEFSGRIRTYVGEGRFTDDPLETFGGYGVFEVPGLQQLLRYICANGFPHHVAATLNHVADVLAEALGTYLGWDVYRHQA
- a CDS encoding ribulokinase; its protein translation is MQPTFAIGLDYGTNSVRALIVNVQTGEEVGTCVFPYPSGEQGILLDASDPDLARQYPGDYLQGAEVSIRGALEQARRHPDFDPARVIGIGVDTTGSTPLPVDAEGRPLAFDERFRNNLNAQAWLWKDHTSHAEAAEITEKARALRPHYIARYGGTYSAEWFWAKILHCRRVDPEVFEAAYTWVEIADWIPAALTGTEHPERLRRSICAAGHKAFFNPDWGGYPDEEFLAAIDPALVRVRRSLPDRAYDVSQPAGRLTPEWAERLGLPAGIPVAVGAFDAHLGAVGAGIEPGVLVKIIGTSTCDIMIAPGDQPLADIPGLCGIVRDSVLPGYYGLEAGQSAVGDIFNWFVQVVRPEGQDHASLTEAAARLRPGESGLLALDWHNGNRTVLVDQRLTGLIVGLTLRSTPAEIYRALMEATAFGARVIMERFEEYGVLVRRVLACGGIPPKNPLLMQIYADVMGRRLELARSDLTCALGAAISGAVVAGKQNGGYDRFDEAIRAMTGVRPEAYEPDPERRRVYDELFALYKNLHDAFGVSGVEMDLYPVMKRLLQIRDEVWRSKN